Within Triticum dicoccoides isolate Atlit2015 ecotype Zavitan chromosome 1B, WEW_v2.0, whole genome shotgun sequence, the genomic segment ACAGTTGGCAATTACATCCGAATAATAACAGTAAATGAAGCATTTGTCCTGATATTCTGAGTGAGCCAAGCCTCGGAGTCCTGCAGTGACCATTTAAAAGGTTAGTAGGTCAATCTTCCTTCTTTCCTGTTTGTTCTTCTCTACTATTAAAAGCTCAAAAAGTGATAAAAATATCTCCACTTGTGTCTTGGAAGTCCTGTGTTTAAGACAGCCTCTTGGCAGAAAGAAGCAAGGGAAAGGCATCTAGAAGTTACCTTCCCCAGGCACCACAACGTGTGGGAGCTTCTGGCAGTGGGTACACCCTCACTGGAGCTCAAAAGCGACGATGGGTTATGCGTCAGAAGTGGTAAACACATGTTTACAGAGCTCACATTACATGTGGTGTGATCGTTCAGGCATTTGACACTAACTCATTTTGGTATGATCGTCCAGGTGTTCCCCTCAATTTGCTCCCAGTTGACGAACCCATACCCCAAGGATGTTTCCAAGTTCAGCTTCCGGGCGAAGGTGTAGCACCAAGATGGGATCTGATGGAAATGGTGGACAGCCGCGTCGAGCCCCCACTTCATTCAGTTTGTTGGCAGAACTAAGCCCTGTCTTCCTTGAGCTGATCTGGCATGTCACAGCAAATGTGCATGATTTAAGCTCTTGAGCCAAAACTTATGCAATTTCCATACAAGCGGCCCGAGAATTAGTTACTGCCAAGACTCGGCAAGTTTGCTCCATCCACGGCTTGTGTCTCACAAATTAATCCTATGTTTTTTTAGCCGTCCTCAAGCCTAACTAATATGTATATCTAGTATAAGTATCCCCACAGCCACATGTTCCTTGTGAAGGTGAATGAGAATTCTGAATTTCAGTTTGTAGGCAGTCGGTGGGACTGTGTGTGCTGTGCCTGTGCTGCGAGCACTATATTCCGATGAGTGTTAGCCGTTGTGGGTGGATCGAAGGGCTTGTCCTTAATCCATATAGGATTCATTTTGGTTACATTTTGTGATTCTAACAAAATTCCACAAGTAGCATGGTTTGGGTTGCCTTGTTGCAAACCAAGCTAGTTATCTGCAGGCTGCAGCAGTAAATCTGATGTAGAAGGCCTGATATATGCGATGTTGGTTTGTGGATGGGGGCCGTCGGCCGGAGAGGAAGGGTGGATGGCGCGGCGGGAAGACAGTGGTGATCGCGCCCTATGCCCATGACATGACGGTCGCGGTGTCGTGGCGTCCATTCCCATTTTTTCATCTTCTCCATTTTGCTTGCCACTGCGTTTTCTTTCACTTTGAGAAGGGGGAGAGACGAAGCCATGCACCAGACGACACCAACAAGAAGCAATTCTCACAGGAACATCACTCAACTCAACTCTCATTACTTCCATCATATCCGTAGCACGATAATAACAGTTTATAACAGGCACACACACACTTTGCCACGATCGACTCACAACTGAACAAGACTCTTGTGAGTCCATTGCCATTTCCCCTGAAACCAAACCTCGTATGCACGCACCGCCGGCACCGGCACCATCACGAGTTCACGACCTCCTGAAATCAACCACGATGCATTGATCGATGAACCCTAGCTAGTGGAAGTGCGCCCTCTTGCTCTTGACGGGGCCTCTGGGGATCTTGTCCAGCACGTTGGCGTCCACCTTCCTGTAGAACTTCTTGAGGTCCTCGCCGCCCTTGGCCACCAGGTGGTCCACCTCCGTCCCGTACCTCTCGTACAGCGCCGGCAACGTCAGAGCGCACAAGAATCCTGCAGCACAATGAACAAAATGTTTTTTGTTGTCGATCATCatgtcttttttgttgttgttgttgatcacCATTCGGGGATACTTACCAACGTAGACCAGAGTCGTGAAGCTGCAGTTGTCACCGATCACCGCCACCACCCACAGAGATCCAATCACCTTGCATGGAGGAGAAGAACATATGGCCATATAGGAGATGGTCAGCTACTTGGCTAAGCCGAAGGAAATAGCCGGCACTGTCAGATGATTGTACACGTGCAAACAAGGGAGAAGAAAGTATATATGGTACCGAGAGGAACTTCTTGAGGTCCTTGCCGCAGGCGATGTCGTAGAGCACGGCCACGGAGCGCTCCAGCTTGCGGTGCACCGCCATGGCCGCCTCCCTGAAGGCATGCTCCGACACGATCACCTCCGGGACGCGCGGCGGCGCCCTGTCGAAGAGCGGCGCGGTGACGGACCAGAGGAAGAGCAGGAGCATGCCGAGCAGCGCCGCGTGGCAGAGCAGCGTCACGAAGTTGTACTCGGCCACGTCGAACAGGAACCacaccgccgtcgcccccgccagcATGCCCGCCGACAGGTTCCGGTCCCGCCACAGCAGCACGTCCGCCACTGCCAAAAGTTCAGAGACCGCATGGCATTCAGTCAGTAGGTGACAGTGCGTGCGGTTCTCAGAGGGGAAAGAAAAATGTTAATGCTCGATACGAACGCCGCACCTTTCCGGCCGCCGAGGAACCTGTGCACCGGCCGCTGCCGGCGGAAGACGCTGACGTTGGGCGCCCGGCGGCCTTCGTCGTCGGACTCGGAGTCGCTCCGGACGTGAGGAACCGTGGCTCTCGGAGTCGTCGCCATCGCTGCCGTTCTCTCGTGGCGTGTTGTGCAGGTGTGATGATCCGGTGAGCGCTGGGCATGCAGGTCACAAAAGTTTCTCGACTTATAAGCGCTTGTCCATGCCGGAAAGAGCATGGGAGGTCGATCAGTCCGGGAAGGAAGGGATAGCTTTGTgccggaggggtggagggatgccgGGGCAAGAGGCTTGCTTCCGGCGGAGGTTTGCCGGGGACCGGGGAGATGCCCTTACTAGAGCCTCCAAGACTCGGGAGCCAGCCAACTCTCTCACGGTAAAAGATTTGTGCATACTTTTGAAAGTGTCTTGCGTTCGCATCTTGTTGGCTGCTACGTGCGTCTGTGAGTGCAGCTCCGTCAAAGCATTTCTACTTTGCTTGGACGAGTGGGTTCCCGTGCATTGCCTGCCTCGAGCATTTCTACGAACGGCATTGGGTTCAGAGTTCAGACTTGTTGGTAAAAAAAAGCTTTGTTCTTCAGTTATAATTAACCACAAGGAGGCTTATCCACGGCGTGCACACGATGCCAAATTCACCAGGCATCAAAATGATGCAACACCGCCCCTCTACCTGATAACTAGCTGAATGCCCGTACGTTGCCGCGGTCACGGAAGAATTAATTTAGATAAATATACCAATACTTGAAAAAAATGTAATGGTCTTAGGCTTTGAAATATGTTTCCGATGAGTAAGAATAATTTGTTATACTTAGTTTTCTGCACCTTCGTCTTCATCATGTTCCATTTCGTGTGACACGTTTTTGTAGGAATTTCCCTATTTCATCTCAAATTAAAACCCTAATTTTTCTGCTTATTTTTCTTATGTAAAAACTATTTGCAAATTGTTTTAAGACAAACAGGAAAATagcaaaaaaaaagagggagaGACAGAGAGAGCAGCCCAGCCTAGCAGGCGTAACCCActcatacgtctccatcgtatctgctTTTCAAAAACACTTTGGCTCTTGTTTTAGAATCTAATTTGtataatttgaatgaaactaacccacactgatgatgttttcagcagaactatcatggtgttgtttttgtgcaaaaataaaaattctcggaatcggACGAAACTTTGCGGATATTTTTAAttaaaacaataaaaaaatattggaACGAAGATCCACCGGAGTGGGGCCACCAGCTGCTCACGAGGCCCTGATACCGAGACCGTCTAACATAATTCCAAGCTTATAAATTCAGGTTTTCCAAGAAAAAAGTAGAGAAGAAAATTCATCGCGTTTTTCGATACGGAGcgaccacctcatgttcttcatcgggagggctattctggagtccattcggggctctgaAGAGGAGGATTCGTTCGACGTATTTACCATCAACCCTTCTTTATCAATAATTTAATGATgctcactgatgacccacaagtataggggatctatcgtagtccttttgataagtaagagtgtcgaacccaacgaggagcagaaggaaatgacaagcggttttcaataaggttttctctacaagcactgaaattgtaggtaacagatagttttgtgataagataatttgtaacgggtaacaagcaatgaaagcaaataaagtgcagcaaggtgacccaatccttttagtagcaaaggacaagcctggacaatttcttataatgagaaaagagcttccgaggacacttgggaattatcatcaagctagttttcatcacgctcatatgattcgcgttcggtactttgataatttgatatgtgggtggactggtgcttgggtactggccttacttggacaagcatcccacttataattaacccctattgcaagcatccgcaactacaaaataagtattaaggtaaacctaaccacaacattagacatatggatccagatcaaccccttacgaagcaacgcataaactagggtttaaacttctatcactctagcaacccatcatctacttattacttcccaatgccttcctctagacccaaataatggtgaagtgtcatgtagtcgacgttcacataacaccactagaggagagacaacatacatctcatgaaaatatcgaacgaataccaaattcacatgactactaatagcaagacttcacccatgtcctcgggaacaaaagtaactactcacaacgcatattcatgttcataatcagaggagtattaatatacattaaggatctgaacatatgatcttccaccaagtaaaccaatttgaatcaactacaaggagtaatcaacactactagcaacccacaggtaccaatttgtggttttgatacaagattggatataagagatgaactagggttttgagagaagatggtgctggtgaagatgttgatagagatttaccccctcccgattagaggatcgttggtgatgacgatggtgatgatttccccctcccggagggaagtttccccggcagaacagctccgccggaggcctagattggttccgccaaggttccgcctcgtggcggcggagtttcgtcccgtaagcttgct encodes:
- the LOC119310943 gene encoding reticulon-like protein B9; protein product: MATTPRATVPHVRSDSESDDEGRRAPNVSVFRRQRPVHRFLGGRKVADVLLWRDRNLSAGMLAGATAVWFLFDVAEYNFVTLLCHAALLGMLLLFLWSVTAPLFDRAPPRVPEVIVSEHAFREAAMAVHRKLERSVAVLYDIACGKDLKKFLSVIGSLWVVAVIGDNCSFTTLVYVGFLCALTLPALYERYGTEVDHLVAKGGEDLKKFYRKVDANVLDKIPRGPVKSKRAHFH